One genomic region from Yarrowia lipolytica chromosome 1C, complete sequence encodes:
- a CDS encoding uncharacterized protein (Compare to YALI0C03982g, similar to Saccharomyces cerevisiae PRP19 (YLL036C); ancestral locus Anc_4.18, some similarities with uniprot|O14011 Schizosaccharomyces pombe Cell cycle control protein cwf8) has protein sequence MAVIVPVKPIWTRVDSYTSTCKIPLQNRTLAGFEHRDLQPTTSNYHHYNTASTTMICSISGEPAQEPVLSPKSGHIFERRLIETYVQENGKDPINGEDLMVEDLLEVNTNTPTRPKPPQYTSIPSLLQAFQNEWDATAQEVFSLRQQLQETKTELSTALYKQDAAVRVVARLTKERDEARKALAELSANLE, from the coding sequence ATGGCTGTTATTGTGCCCGTGAAGCCTATTTGGACTAGAGTTGACTCATATACATCGACTTGTAAAATACCACTACAAAATCGAACACTGGCCGGATTCGAACACCGCGACCTGCAACCAACCACCTCTAATTATCACCACTATAATACTgcttcaacaacaatgaTCTGCTCGATTTCTGGAGAACCCGCGCAGGAGCCCGTTCTGTCGCCCAAGTCCGGTCACATCTTCGAGCGCCGGCTCATCGAGACATATGTCCAGGAAAACGGCAAAGATCCCATCAATGGAGAAGATCTGATGGTGGAAGATCTGCTAGAGGTTAACACCAACACGCCCACACGACCCAAGCCGCCACAATATACATCCATCCCGTCGCTTCTGCAGGCATTCCAGAACGAATGGGATGCAACCGCCCAAGAAGTGTTTTCGCTGCGCCAGCAGCTGCAAGAAACCAAGACTGAGCTCAGTACCGCTCTCTACAAGCAGGACGCGGCCGTCCGAGTGGTTGCTCGTCTGACCAAGGAGAGAGACGAGGCCCGAAAGGCCCTGGCCGAGCTGTCTG
- a CDS encoding uncharacterized protein (Compare to YALI0C04004g, similar to uniprot|P32629 Saccharomyces cerevisiae YEL036c ANP1 required for protein glycosylation in the golgi) — MTLPKSNMFDRNQGGLAPSTRKTLGLVSVFGTALYLCLSILSWVFSGELALVPFTSSSLPPMADLGIDSVHHYDLADYTGSARGQDRNERVLFLVPLRDAAAHLPMLFAHMDKMTYPHVLIDLAFLVSDSKDDTMGVLLKELNTLQSNRDVSKRFGSIEIFEKDFGQAVGQGFSDRHGFEAQGPRRKLMARARNWLLSVALRPDHSWVYWRDADVEKVPTTIMEDLMSHDKDVIVPNVWRPLPDWLGNEQPYDLNSWKESDAGLRLADTLDEDAVIVEGYAEYATWRPHLAYLRDPFGDIHVEMELDGIGGVSILAKAAVFRHGAHFPAFSFQKHAETEGFGKMCKRMGMSVVGLPHYTIWHIYEPSDDDLRHMEWMAQQDELREKERVLKEAHDKVWQSGFDNVKQEWERERELILKNVELDFDVHQKVRAKKAEEQSKAEAKVHGPEEEKVVPGVGKAALQPDAVKKVVQG, encoded by the coding sequence ATGACACTACCAAAATCCAACATGTTTGACCGCAACCAAGGCGGACTGGCCCCGTCGACTCGCAAAACGCTGGGCCTGGTTTCAGTGTTTGGCACAGCATTATATCTATGCCTGAGCATTCTCTCATGGGTATTTTCTGGCGAGCTGGCGCTCGTTcccttcacctcctccagcttgccTCCCATGGCCGATCTGGGCATCGACAGCGTGCACCACTACGATCTGGCAGACTACACAGGCAGCGCACGGGGCCAGGACCGCAACGAGCGAGTGCTGTTCCTGGTGCCTCTCAGAGATGCCGCAGCCCACCTGCCCATGCTGTTCGCCCACATGGACAAGATGACATACCCCCACGTGCTGATAGATCTGGCGTTTCTGGTGTCCGATTCCAAGGACGACACCATGGGAGTGttgctcaaggagctcaacacGCTGCAGAGCAACCGAGACGTGTCCAAGCGGTTCGGTAGCATTGAGATCTTCGAGAAGGATTTTGGCCAGGCCGTTGGCCAGGGATTTTCTGACCGTCACGGCTTCGAGGCCCAGGGTCCCCGACGAAAGCTCATGGCTCGTGCTCGAAACTGGCTGCTGTCCGTGGCTCTCAGACCCGATCACTCGTGGGTCTACTGGCGAGACGCCGACGTGGAAAAGGTGCCCACTACCATCATGGAGGATCTCATGAGCCACGACAAGGACGTGATTGTGCCCAATGTGTGGCGACCCCTGCCCGACTGGCTGGGCAACGAGCAGCCCTACGATCTCAACTCGTGGAAGGAGTCTGACGCCGGTCTCCGACTGGCTGACACTCTGGACGAAGACGCTGTTATCGTCGAAGGATACGCCGAGTACGCTACCTGGAGACCCCATCTTGCCTACCTGCGAGATCCCTTTGGTGATATTCACGTGGAAATGGAGCTGGACGGTATTGGAGGAGTTTCCATTCttgccaaggctgctgtATTCCGACACGGCGCCCATTTCCCCGCATTTTCGTTCCAGAAGCACGCCGAGACCGAGGGGTTCGGCAAAATGTGCAAGCGAATGGGCATGTCTGTGGTTGGTCTTCCCCACTACACCATTTGGCACATTTACGAGCCCTCTGACGACGATCTGCGACACATGGAGTGGATGGCCCAGCAGGACGAGTTGcgggagaaggagcgagtcctcaaggaggcccaTGACAAGGTATGGCAGTCGGGCTTTGACAACGTCAAGCAGGAGTGGGAGCGAGAACGAGAGCTGATTCTCAAGAACGTTGAACTGGACTTTGACGTGCATCAAAAGGTTCGGGCCAAAAAGGCGGAGGAGCAGAGCAAGGCCGAAGCCAAGGTTCACGgccccgaggaggaaaaggtGGTGCCTGGCGTGGGCAAGGCCGCTCTGCAGCCTGACGCcgtcaagaaggtggttCAGGGTTAA
- a CDS encoding uncharacterized protein (Compare to YALI0C04026g, similar to DEHA0E25410g Debaryomyces hansenii IPF 10943.1) has translation MPSTDGVKKNNGFDYSTYKGYDENGELPAKRVKGNKKIILNAFVMFTPNHLNFGLWRHPEHSDYARNFAKMKPWQDLAKKLEAAKFHAVFVADHLGIYDIYKGGKDFEALEKKVQFPCHDPLFLVPTMASVTEHLNFGITVSTTYTPPFTLARQFSTLDHLTDGRVGWNIVTSNSDSAAHNFNLENQVAHDDRYKLADEYMDVVYKLWESSWGEGAVKKGLKTDTFDTSKINYIDHEGEHFKVKGPAVTLPSLQRTPVLFQAGMSSAGRSFAAKHAETVFVSAPSPQLVRQTVDALRAAAGDRQIFVVCTLLVIVKETQEEAERYYKELNAAGDKEGALVFCSQMFGADLTAFPPDLDLREGDNPQVARGVDLWASQTDTKDELWNVERVANEYTLSGRGGLALGDAESAADVIEDWVEIGDVDGFNLSHAAFPGTYDDIIKYLIPELQARGRFHKDYPEGEDTFRELLYDTPGDPYLRPNHYGHSFKA, from the coding sequence ATGCCCTCCACAGACGgcgtcaagaagaacaacgGGTTCGACTATTCCACCTACAAGGGCTACGATGAGAACGGTGAACTGCCTGCCAAACGGGTCAAGGGAAACAAAAAGATCATTCTAAATGCTTTTGTAATGTTCACGCCTAACCATCTCAACTTTGGACTGTGGAGACACCCCGAACACTCGGACTATGCTCGCAACTTTGCCAAGATGAAACCCTGGCAGGACCTGGCGAAGAAACTGGAGGCCGCCAAGTTCCAtgctgtgtttgtggccgaTCATCTGGGAATCTACGACATTTACAAGGGTGGAAAGGACTTTGAAGCTTTGGAAAAGAAGGTCCAGTTCCCCTGTCATGATCCTCTATTTCTAGTACCCACCATGGCTTCTGTCACTGAACATCTTAACTTTGGAATCACCGTATCCACTACCTACACTCCTCCGTTCACTCTGGCTCGTCAATTTTCTACCCTGGACCATCTCACTGATGGACGAGTTGGCTGGAACATTGTTACCTCCAACTCAGACTCTGCCGCCCATAACTTCAATCTTGAGAACCAGGTGGCTCATGACGATCGATACAAGCTGGCGGACGAGTACATGGATGTCGTCTACAAGCTGTGGGAGAGCTCGTGGGGCGAAGGGGCTGTCAAAAAGGGGCTTAAGACAGACACCTTTGACACCTCCAAAATCAACTACATTGACCATGAAGGCGAGCATTTCAAGGTCAAGGGTCCCGCTGTGACTCTACCTTCTCTGCAACGAACCCCAGTGTTGTTCCAGGCAGGCATGTCTTCTGCTGGTCGAAGTTTTGCTGCCAAACATGCTGAAACggtttttgtgtctgctcCAAGCCCCCAGCTGGTCCGTCAGACGGTAGATGCTCTTCGAGCGGCTGCCGGAGACCGCCAGATCTTTGTCGTCTGTACTCTGCTGGTCATTGTCAAGGAGACTCAAGAGGAGGCCGAGCGGTActacaaggagctcaatGCTGCAGGGGACAAGGAAGGAGCCCTCGTTTTCTGTTCTCAAATGTTTGGAGCAGATCTGACTGCGTTCCCACCTGATCTGGACCTAAGAGAGGGCGATAATCCTCAGGTTGCTCGTGGGGTTGATTTATGGGCCTCTCAAACAGACACCAAGGACGAACTATGGAACGTGGAGCGTGTTGCCAATGAATACACCTTGtctggacgaggtggaCTTGCCCTGGGAGACGCTGAGTCTGCCGCTGACGTCATTGAAGACTGGGTTGAGATTGGGGACGTCGATGGCTTCAATTTGAGTCACGCTGCATTTCCAGGCACCTACGACGACATTATCAAGTATCTGATTCCGGAGCTGCAGGCCAGAGGTCGTTTTCACAAGGACTATCCTGAGGGGGAGGATACTTTCAGAGAGCTGCTTTACGACACCCCTGGAGACCCCTACCTTCGACCCAACCATTATGGGCATAGTTTTAAGGCGTAG
- a CDS encoding uncharacterized protein (Compare to YALI0C04048g, no similarity), with translation MSILPNELLLLALAQLPLDSICVAGSVCSHWRKLVVDNDQHLFASEMLLLFPLMNPIRPHETNDSYRLRFLRASLGRIKGLPNQIIHTRLFYELQLLDQEPPTVDIQAIKIDTTDNQHITIHNNELIPANMTPLFAEDVICRHWATDQSSVSYIRDKMLVRNGIETDLSSGEATNKLSHYDLRKCYIDTMCIFSVGDRTYVVRLKSSTAKCLSAQMSGDTLYCIISDHQWTVVRVTSSGEQTEVVIGDQELTPLLQVLHGHVFVEQPSVSYTSTVYYVNMDSRISYKLYRTDGMGSGLPCAVLDGFIYVYYGVDRRRRFNRQMIKLFCDFGSKQRESGKQLGYQVPVYVACIQYTDSVDLAGGTHTKILSDATGAYCLSHDFVKTSGHLWRPRDHQILQFEQDEELFQVCVEQGRGRVHVYRYADKFHCV, from the coding sequence ATGAGCATCTTGCCCAACGAACTtttgctgctggctctggcccAGCTGCCGCTCGACAGCATCTGTGTCGCTGGCTCTGTGTGCTCTCACTGGCGCAAGTTGGTTGTGGACAATGACCAGCACCTCTTTGCTAGCGAAATGTTGCTGCTATTTCCTCTCATGAACCCCATCAGACCACATGAAACCAACGATTCGTATCGTCTGCGGTTTCTCAGGGCAAGTCTGGGTCGCATCAAGGGCCTGCCTAACCAGATCATTCACACGAGGCTATTCTACGAGCTGCAATTGCTGGATCAAGAACCCCCCACAGTGGACATTCAGGCCATCAAGATCGACACGACGGATAACCAACACATCACCATCCACAATAACGAACTGATCCCCGCCAACATGACTCCCTTGTTTGCTGAAGATGTCATCTGCAGACACTGGGCTACAGACCAGAGCAGTGTGTCCTACATCAGAGACAAGATGCTGGTTCGCAATGGTATAGAAACCGATCTATCCTCTGGAGAAGCCACCAACAAACTAAGTCACTACGATCTGCGAAAATGCTACATTGACACTATGTGCATCTTTTCTGTGGGAGACCGAACATATGTGGTGAGACTCAAAAGCTCCACCGCCAAGTGCTTGTCTGCACAAATGAGCGGAGATACCCTATATTGCATAATATCCGATCATCAGTGGACAGTAGTTAGGGTGACTTCTAGCGGCGAGCAGACAGAGGTGGTTATAGGAGACCAGGAGCTGACACCCTTGCTTCAGGTGCTGCATGGACATGTGTTTGTAGAGCAGCCATCTGTCTCGTACACCTCAACAGTCTACTATGTGAATATGGACTCGCGCATCTCTTACAAGCTGTACCGGACTGATGGAATGGGCTCTGGGCTTCCATGTGCCGTGTTGGATGGGTTCATCTACGTGTACTATGGAGTTGACCGACGGCGGCGGTTTAATCGACAGATGATCAAGCTGTTTTGTGATTTTGGCAGCAAGCAAAGAGAGTCTGGAAAGCAGCTCGGTTATCAGGTGCCAGTCTACGTGGCGTGTATTCAGTATACGGACTCGGTGGATTTAGCAGGAGGCACTCACACTAAGATTCTGAGTGATGCTACGGGCGCCTATTGCTTGTCTCATGACTTTGTCAAGACTAGTGGGCACTTGTGGAGGCCACGCGACCATCAGATTTTACAATTTGAGCAGGACGAAGAACTATTTCAGGTCTGTGTGGAGCAGGGACGGGGACGGGTGCATGTGTATAGGTATGCAGATAAATTTCATTGTGTGTAG
- a CDS encoding uncharacterized protein (Compare to YALI0C04070g, some similarities with uniprot|P50875 Saccharomyces cerevisiae YOL148c SPT20 member of the TBP class of SPT proteins that alter transcription site selection, similar to Saccharomyces cerevisiae SPT20 (YOL148C); ancestral locus Anc_3.2): protein MYICYYSFSVLPLSYIIAIYWPLINDILLFVLSNLPQTLTWLFNMTHVSRHAQYIVAMNKAQGNPAGAAAGGATTAQQQQQQQAARRRRAYFFSETTESLLKKYEKDAPSLELHIHKTHFRFGSQESVIPKNSPLIKIFLEYVKEEQIPLAATEVFKDAGMRFYEGCIILEIVDYRGVPDKTEETEQQQQQNQQQNGQDPNQQQNQQQNQQQNQNQQETQEPTVPPKSYRTLLKPTPLSIYHDLMYTTDPSHGRFTDQLALLMEAEILNLTIRNVNLWVSQDKWKDQDNKRYLSAPVTEPRTFSSLKEANKLLHQHRPEGIVIQKPQHEDVLHQTSDIEELMLVMSDRNDDTATTATAGKFQRLGFVEQWRKKRDRIRQQMQAQGATGAPVPAPSIGPGPGQGQIPGQMPVGGQMQGMGPMGGPQPGQMGGQMGPGPGPMGGPGPGQMGGPQQGFNQMNRAQMQQRMQQQQQQQQQQQRMNGMQNPMGMQQGPPMGMQPPGVPAIPGQGISAFGGGRPPVPPQQQHPGGPASGASTPADFGTPAASPGAVQSPGAKARTPSASRGKVTKPRANPAAKRGKADSPRNVAGKTLPGGEKTVPGKTVPGKTIPGKTIPGKTVPKRKKKD, encoded by the coding sequence ATGTATATATGCTATTATTCGTTCTCCGTTTTACCACTGTCATATATTATTGCGATATACTGGCCCCTCATCAATGACATCCTCCTGTTTGTGCTTAGTAATCTTCCACAAACCCTAACCTGGTTATTCAACATGACGCATGTTTCGAGACACGCTCAGTATATCGTCGCCATGAACAAAGCACAGGGGAATCCGGCTGGAGCCGCTGCCGGCGGGGCGACCAcggcccagcagcagcagcagcaacaagcTGCTCGACGTCGACGCGCGTATTTCTTCAGCGAAACGACGGAATCGTTGTTGAAAAAGTACGAGAAGGATGCTCCATCGTTGGAGCTACATATTCACAAGACACATTTCCGGTTTGGCAGCCAGGAGAGCGTGATTCCGAAAAACTCGCCGCTCATCAAAATCTTTCTTGAGTACGTtaaggaggagcagattCCGCTGGCGGCCACAGAGGTGTTCAAGGATGCAGGTATGCGGTTTTACGAGGGATGTATTATTTTGGAGATTGTCGATTATCGAGGAGTTCCCgacaagaccgaggagacggagcagcaacagcagcaaaaTCAACAGCAAAATGGTCAGGATCCTAATCAGCAACAGAATCAACAGCAGAATCAACAACAAAACCAGAACCAACAAGAGACACAGGAGCCTACAGTTCCGCCAAAATCTTACAGAACGCTACTGAAACCGACTCCGCTGTCCATATACCACGATCTCATGTACACAACGGACCCCAGTCACGGTCGATTCACCGACCAGCTGGCTCTGCTGATGGAGGCCGAGATTCTGAACCTGACGATCCGGAACGTCAACCTGTGGGTGTCGCAGGATAAGTGGAAGGATCAGGACAACAAGCGATACCTGTCTGCGCCCGTGACGGAGCCACGCACCTTCTCGTCGCTCAAGGAAGCCAACAAGCTACTGCACCAACACAGACCCGAGGGTATTGTGATCCAGAAGCCTCAGCATGAAGACGTGTTGCACCAGACCTCGGACATTGAAGAGCTCATGTTGGTCATGTCCGACCGAAACGACGACACTGCGACTACTGCTACGGCCGGTAAGTTCCAGCGTCTCGGGTTTGTCGAGCAATGGCGGAAGAAGCGAGACCGCATCAGGCAGCAGATGCAGGCTCAGGGAGCTACTGGAGCACCTGTTCCTGCTCCCAGTATTGGTCCTGGACCTGGTCAGGGCCAGATTCCCGGTCAGATGCCTGTTGGCGGCCAGATGCAGGGCATGGGTCCCATGGGCGGTCCTCAACCCGGTCAAATGGGTGGGCAGATGGGTCCTGGACCTGGTCCCATGGGTGGACCTGGGCCTGGTCAAATGGGAGGCCCCCAGCAGGGTTTCAACCAGATGAACCGAGCCCAGATGCAGCAGAGaatgcagcagcagcaacagcagcagcagcagcagcagcggaTGAATGGAATGCAGAACCCCATGGGAATGCAACAGGGCCCACCTATGGGAATGCAACCTCCCGGAGTCCCAGCGATACCCGGACAGGGAATCAGTgcgtttggaggaggacgaccTCCTGTTCCGcctcaacaacagcatCCTGGAGGTCCTGCCAGTGGCGCGTCTACGCCTGCTGACTTTGGTACGCCCGCTGCTTCGCCTGGAGCAGTACAGAGTCCCGGAGCTAAAGCTCGGACACCTTCCGCTTCTCGAGGAAAGGTGACCAAGCCGCGGGCCAACCCTGCTGCTAAGCGGGGGAAGGCTGACTCGCCGCGTAACGTTGCTGGCAAGACCCTGCCCGGCGGAGAAAAGACGGTGCCGGGAAAGACTGTGCCTGGTAAGACCATTCCTGGAAAGACTATTCCTGGAAAGACGGTGCCCAAAcgcaagaagaaggattAA
- a CDS encoding uncharacterized protein (Compare to YALI0C04092g, similar to uniprot|Q00317 Candida boidinii Peroxisomal membrane protein PMP30B (PMP32) (Peroxin-11B) or uniprot|Q00316 Candida boidinii Peroxisomal membrane start by similarity protein PMP30A (PMP31) (Peroxin-11A), similar to Saccharomyces cerevisiae PEX11 (YOL147C); ancestral locus Anc_3.3), producing the protein MSVCLAQNPTVTRVVKLLETHVGRDKILRSIQYFSRFLTYYLFRKGYTKDTIDIFRKIQNQFSMARKLFRVGKPIGHLKTAAVSFENKTLDPCLRYTTIGRNLGYAIYLVFDSIIYINGSGIKKIDNIKTIKKVGSYFWAFGIFCNILNSIHKINICKKKRAALAAEKEKDTTSAKKNDKDAAAAQKQLVWDLLDFSIPLTSLGYLHLDDGLVGLAGFATGIMGVQKAWAATA; encoded by the coding sequence aTGTCCGTTTGCCTCGCCCAGAACCCCACCGTGACCCGAGTGgtcaagctgcttgagaCCCACGTCGGTCGAGACAAGATCCTGCGGTCCATCCAGTACTTCTCGCGGTTCCTGACCTACTACCTGTTCCGAAAGGGCTACACCAAGGACACCATTGATATTTTCCGAaagatccagaaccagTTCTCCATGGCCCGAAAGCTGTTCCGAGTTGGAAAGCCCATTGGCCATCTCAAGACCGCCGCCGTGTCGTTCGAGAACAAGACCCTGGACCCTTGTCTGCGATACACAACCATTGGCCGAAACCTCGGCTACGCCATCTACCTGGTCTTTGACTCCATCATCTACATCAACGGCTCCGGcatcaagaagattgacaacatcaagaccatcaagaaggTCGGCTCCTACTTCTGGGCCTTTGGTATCTTCTGCaacattctcaactccatccacaagatcaacatctgcaagaagaagcgagctgctctggcagcagagaaggagaaggacaccacctccgccaagaagaacgacaaggacgctgccgctgcccagaagcagctggtcTGGGATCTCCTCGATTTCTCCATCCCCCTCACCTCTCTCGGCTACCTGCACCTCGATGACGGTCTCGTCGGCCTGGCTGGTTTCGCTACCGGTATTATGGGTGTCCAGAAGGCCTGGGCCGCTACTGCTTAG
- a CDS encoding uncharacterized protein (Compare to YALI0C04114g, weakly similar to uniprot|P53281 Saccharomyces cerevisiae YGR136w) — MAAVINRSVTSLHNELEFLFESEVISQALYDDICNKIPRKLTPGQKLDLPGSQVVGIAEVTERVAAVQITPAAPSPPVAVHPASAGSGGKVEALYDYVAQDPTDLALVKGDQIDIIEKLNNDWWKGRGPSGKEGIFPANYVKELSDTPYMAPPPVSRSQSTVSSVAAASSTTTLPTVSSLAVNEEKSEKSAYPSYKQPDYAAPAAHYNPPPPTQYNPPPPEQYGYQAPPPPGYQGGYQPPPPQGYQGQQQQQYYQPPPPQTVVVEQGQQHQGGGGHLKSIGSKFGNAAIFGAGATLGGDLINSIF; from the coding sequence ATGGCGGCAGTTATCAACCGAAGTGTGACTTCGCTCCACAACGAGCTGGAGTTTCTGTTTGAGTCCGAGGTGATTTCCCAGGCTCTTTATGACGATATTTGCAACAAGATCCCTCGAAAGCTGACACCTGGTCAGAAGCTGGACTTGCCTGGTTCTCAAGTTGTTGGCATTGCCGAGGTGACTGAGCGGGTTGCAGCTGTTCAAATCACCCCTGCTGCCCCCTCCCCTCCCGTTGCTGTTCATCCTGCCTCTGCTGGTTCAGGTGGCAAGGTGGAGGCTCTCTATGACTACGTCGCACAGGACCCCACCGACCTGGCTCTTGTCAAGGGCGACCAGATTGACATCATCGAGAAGCTGAACAACGACTGGTGGAAGGGCCGAGGCCCCAGTGGCAAGGAGGGAATCTTCCCTGCCAACTACGTCAAGGAACTGTCTGATACTCCCTACatggctcctcctcccgTGAGCCGATCCCAGAGCACTGTATCGTCTGTGGCTGCGGCAagctccaccaccactcttCCCACGGTGTCCTCTTTGGCCGTGAACGAGGAGAAGTCCGAGAAGTCGGCCTACCCTTCTTACAAGCAGCCGGACTACGCCGCTCCCGCCGCCCATTAcaaccctcctcctcccacacAGTACAACCCCCCTCCCCCAGAGCAGTATGGCTACCAGGCCCCACCTCCCCCGGGATACCAGGGAGGGTaccaacctcctcctccccaaGGCTaccagggccagcagcagcagcaatacTACCAGCCCCCTCCTCCGCAgactgtggttgtggagcagggccagcagcatcagGGTGGCGGAGGCCATCTCAAGAGCATTGGTTCAAAGTTTGGAAACGCAGCCATCTTTGGTGCTGGAGCTACCCTTGGTGGAGACCTCATCAATTCTATCTTTTAA